The following nucleotide sequence is from Drosophila kikkawai strain 14028-0561.14 chromosome 2L, DkikHiC1v2, whole genome shotgun sequence.
ACTCCAGTAAAGGTTAACGAACTAGCATTCTAGTATACATACACAATCATCATGTAGATGTGCTACTTCCATGTATGAACGTACATACATGGTGTGGTTTTCGCTAAAGTAGCGCTTTCTGTTTTGAGGTTATGCCTACCGCTATGCAATTTTCCACCAGAATGTTCCATGCAATGATGTCATTTCCCTTTTAAATTGATAAACCTCAAGTTATGTTTTCCCACTTTTTTGATATAGCGGTGTACATGATGTTATACTTTTCCCGCAAATTCAGTTTGCTCGGgttttgtatgtgtgtgtataccaaTTTTCACACACATGCGAATGCCCGTCCTGCCTgcgagacacacacacacacacacatgcacgcGCACCTTTCCTCCGATGCGATGCACATCGTACATGCGTGTGAAGAGGGATATAAAGCGGGAAATTCTCGACACCGGCTCTCAGGGGATAAAAAATGCTACCCGATCACGCTGGCTACTCAAACACTACATGTAgacataaatatatagtttataaaatgctttattttccatttcgtaCAATAGTGTTTATTTGCGgatgttttgttttgtgtacAGAAAAATGTTTCTCAAGTACAGAGCGTACTCTTGTTACAATTGTTTCCTCTTCTGTTGTTACTTCTTGTTTTGTGGGTAGTAAAACCctgtgttttttgttattaggTAGCTTAACTAAGTATATTTAATGAGCGCCGCCAGTCTGCTGCTGATATACCTCGATGGTGTCGCCTTCCTCCATCTCCAGCGAGGTCGGAGTGTCGTTCTCGTTGATGGGCTGGCCGTCGAAACGGAAGCGCACCACCTGCATGGAGAGTCCGGCACGGTCGCAATAAGCGTTCATCAGTTTTCGCAATGGTGTGTGCTTCTTTATCTTAAATTGGACGACGGCATTGTCCTGTCCGAGAACCTTCAAGTTAATGTGCTCCGTCTCTCCGCCTTTCTTTTCGTCAGAcatgtttcttttttgttgtatttgctTCGAGCTTGCCCCTTAAAGTTTTGTTGGTGTGATACCCGGCGTgctgtacaaaaaaaaacgagaaaatgCCACAAAGCACGCACAAATTAGAAGCCGCGAAAGGTAATTGCTGCTGTGTTCGGCAGTCGCTGTTGCAAATGCGATTTGTTGCAAAAATTTACCTGCTTCTTTTAGCGCTTGCTCCTCGGATGCTTGCTGTTAATTTTTTCGTCGGCTTCGTTCAGCAcacgccaaaatggttgtcaAAAGATGACACTATCGACGGGAGCTGGTACCATCGATATGTGTGGTGCTATCGATGACACTATCGAACCGTATACACGAGAGAACAAAATACTAGAAagttgaatggcgttgccagatggTGCGAGGGCACACTATTAGTATTTCCAGTGCGCGGtacgaaaaatatttaaaaaattaattaattaatttttttattttatattcctgatttttatacatttatattttttgttgcttagTAGAGGTGGAGAAATATTACTTCGATGTTTTccaacatacatatgtatatatccatAAATTATACTATTTCACATATGTGAAACCCTGAtgatattaaacaattaattataattattaaaatctataaattaaaGTCTAAAATTGGATCAATATTGAATCATATGTATACatgttttatatacatttgttTATTCTATACAACTATAAGAATTTGTTTAGGATCCAACTACAAACTGTTTTAAAACctctaaattaatttttttaaatgatttttttgttcCATTCatattagaatttatatttagttaaaTCCGATTTGCTTACTTACTGAGtattaaagaaaaactacTTTTTAAAAAGTAGGAGTACTCgatcaaaattattaaaaaaaaatatatatattataatatataataatttaagagaGTCTTAATGTGTGCCTTACATTAAAGGCCAAATGCATTTTAAGTgagatttttttcaaataaaataaaagaataacttacattttccattaatcctttttaagaaattaacgCAAGCTTAAACATCGAATCAAAAGGCGAtcctaaataaaattacatttttgttttgataaataaaacaatttttttttttcaaatatcaAACTTGTTTCCTTTATTTCAAGTTAAAACCCAAGcaaaaaatccttaaatatGAGTCATTTCAAAGACAACCAagtatctaaaaaaaattatttttcgtCAGTTTTtacgtttaaaaaaaaagatcttGTGAGCCGAgcaatatcaaaataataaccaTAATTTTTGAACGTCCGAACCTACTTTGTTGAATGAATCTGGAACCCAGGGAGGACTTGACCTGTCTGATTAGCCAGTTTACCAGTTACCAAACCGTTCAAACCTTTTAGCTTTCTACGTGCAAGTCTCCTCCGCGGTTCATCAGCGCAACAACATGAAAAGATCGAGATAGTAAATTGGTTACAGACATAATGAAGAATGCATAGGAGGATTGCCACAGACGACCATCGGAGCACTTCTCAATGTGTACCAAACAAAGGAATGCTACTCCCTTACAATCTCGCCCAGAGGCGTAAAATCTTACCGGAGGCATCTTACACTCGGTTCGGAAGGTTTTCGAAACTTAAGCCTCGTTTAACTTACATAGCCGTACAACGGGCAACTCAGAGCGGAGGAGAAGGAGTgaagtttcagtttcagtttctgttTCAGATTCAGTGGCTGTCTCGATTCTAGAGATTCAGTCCTAGAACGGTAGACGACGCATAGATTAGTGAGGTTTGTACGTTGACCAAATTACCTGATGCGGGCATTGGACTTTGACTTTTTGCTACGAATTGCGGAACTAATTTCCGTGCTTTTGGATTGGATTTGGATATTTAATACTTATGCTTTTGCTTTCTCACATTAGTCAGATTTTATGAAAACTGATTGAAAACTGCAAAAagacagagagaaaataaaaggCACGAGTTAGTGCGAGGTTGCGTTTTGTTGTTGAGCTTAGGTTAATATGAGAGTAAGAAAGTCCCAGGAACCACCATGGGATTGTGTACCATCCATCCTGGCATCCTGCACCTGGATCCTCAGAGTCTTCCCTGTGACCCCCTTACCAAAGGTGGGGAAACAAACACGTGTATGGCTAGCTTTATTTTACTTACTTTTCTTTCatattcattttctttttgttaagaattacttataaatttaaatgttttaagctACTCGCACATATTAGTGTGTTCTGCGATCTGCGGTCTGGTTTTTTGCTGTACCTTTTAAAATTTGCTGTGTAAAATGGTAACCGTGGATTGGTTTTCGGCGTGGATGTGGGATTCCCCTTCTAAATTGCGACTCCGCTTCGGAACTCTCAagtcaattaaataaataggcGCGCGCGACCGAATGT
It contains:
- the Sumo gene encoding small ubiquitin-related modifier 3; protein product: MSDEKKGGETEHINLKVLGQDNAVVQFKIKKHTPLRKLMNAYCDRAGLSMQVVRFRFDGQPINENDTPTSLEMEEGDTIEVYQQQTGGAH